From Deferrisoma camini S3R1, the proteins below share one genomic window:
- a CDS encoding 3-methyl-2-oxobutanoate dehydrogenase subunit beta, translating to MPIELPVHERMYSGHLACPGCGAAIAMRFLLKGLGEKAILSIPACCWSIIGGPFPYTALQVPVLHTAFETGGAVASGIRAALDARGDTETQVVTWAGDGGTFDIGLQSLSGAADRNENILYVCYDNEAYMNTGVQSSGATPTGAWTTTTPTGSPKPTRKKDIMQIMAAHRIPYAATASIAYPEDMVRKVQKAVSLPGTKFLHVYAPCPTGWKVPSEISVKLARLAVQTRIFPLYEVEDGVRYTINLEPVGYLVDEYYRLQGRFKHLTREALDRIQAQVDENWERLKALARIG from the coding sequence ATGCCCATCGAACTTCCCGTGCACGAGCGGATGTACTCGGGCCACCTGGCCTGCCCCGGCTGCGGTGCGGCCATCGCCATGCGGTTCCTCCTGAAGGGCCTGGGGGAGAAGGCCATCCTGTCGATCCCGGCGTGCTGCTGGTCGATCATCGGTGGACCGTTCCCCTACACGGCTCTCCAGGTGCCGGTGCTCCACACCGCGTTCGAGACCGGGGGGGCCGTGGCCAGCGGCATCCGGGCCGCCCTGGACGCCCGGGGCGACACCGAGACCCAGGTGGTCACCTGGGCCGGCGACGGCGGCACCTTCGACATCGGGCTCCAGTCCCTGTCCGGCGCGGCCGATCGCAACGAGAACATCCTGTACGTGTGCTACGACAACGAGGCGTACATGAACACCGGGGTCCAAAGCTCGGGGGCCACCCCCACCGGGGCCTGGACCACCACCACGCCCACCGGCTCGCCCAAGCCCACCCGCAAGAAGGACATCATGCAGATCATGGCGGCCCACCGGATCCCCTACGCCGCCACCGCCTCCATCGCCTACCCCGAGGACATGGTCCGCAAGGTGCAGAAGGCGGTCTCCCTGCCGGGCACGAAGTTCCTCCACGTGTACGCCCCGTGTCCCACCGGCTGGAAGGTGCCCAGCGAGATCAGCGTGAAGCTCGCCCGGCTCGCGGTGCAGACCCGGATCTTCCCCCTCTACGAGGTGGAGGACGGGGTGCGCTACACCATCAATCTGGAGCCGGTGGGCTACCTGGTGGACGAGTACTACCGGCTCCAGGGCCGGTTCAAGCACCTGACCCGCGAGGCCCTGGACCGGATCCAGGCCCAGGTGGACGAGAACTGGGAGCGGCTGAAGGCCCTGGCCCGAATCGGGTAA
- a CDS encoding two-component system sensor histidine kinase NtrB, which translates to MRERLASLLLSSMRCGVIAVDAEGTVMLWNRPASEILGIGPEGAEGRHCREVLAPYPALAHLLLEALGRTTLPDRAELELERPEGGRELVGFSLSRVEAPDGAVLGSALFFKDLTVVEEEREREALRSRLASLGEVAAQLAHEIRNRLGGIRLFLGLARRRLDHDPEGTEFLDRAEQELLEANRKMGEILAFVRPLRLETGPVDVEALCREAWQGVVARFGGEAPRLRWEAAPQLPPARADREKLRDALSNVLANAVEAAGPEGNVRVRLSLEEVPTLVAEPGATALPGLRQFEQHPAARLRIEVEDDGPGMEPEVLRRVFHPFFTTKEGGSGLGVPTAQKILDAHGGGLDVTSEPGRGTRFVLRVPVVTEETERG; encoded by the coding sequence ATGCGCGAGCGGTTGGCCAGCCTGCTCCTTTCATCCATGCGCTGCGGCGTGATCGCGGTGGACGCCGAGGGCACCGTGATGCTCTGGAACCGTCCGGCGTCCGAGATTCTGGGCATCGGGCCGGAGGGTGCCGAGGGGCGCCACTGCCGGGAGGTGCTCGCCCCGTACCCGGCCCTGGCCCACCTGCTGCTGGAGGCCCTGGGCCGCACTACCCTGCCCGACCGGGCCGAGCTCGAGCTGGAGCGGCCGGAAGGCGGGCGGGAGCTGGTGGGGTTCAGCCTCTCGCGGGTGGAGGCCCCGGACGGGGCCGTGCTGGGCTCGGCCCTGTTCTTCAAGGACCTGACCGTGGTCGAGGAGGAGCGGGAGCGGGAGGCCCTGCGCAGCCGGCTGGCCAGCCTGGGGGAGGTGGCCGCCCAGCTGGCCCACGAGATCCGCAACCGCCTGGGGGGCATCCGCTTGTTCCTGGGCCTGGCGCGGCGCAGACTGGACCACGACCCCGAGGGGACGGAGTTCCTGGACCGGGCCGAGCAGGAGCTCCTGGAGGCGAACCGGAAAATGGGGGAGATCCTGGCCTTCGTGCGGCCCCTGCGGCTCGAGACCGGGCCGGTGGACGTCGAGGCGCTGTGCCGGGAGGCTTGGCAGGGGGTGGTGGCCCGGTTCGGGGGGGAGGCGCCGCGTCTGCGCTGGGAGGCGGCGCCCCAACTGCCCCCGGCCCGGGCCGACCGGGAGAAGCTGCGGGACGCCCTGTCCAACGTGCTGGCCAATGCGGTCGAGGCGGCCGGGCCCGAGGGAAACGTGCGGGTTCGGCTCTCGCTGGAGGAGGTGCCCACCCTGGTGGCCGAACCGGGAGCGACCGCGCTCCCTGGGCTGCGGCAGTTCGAGCAGCACCCGGCCGCCCGGCTGCGCATCGAGGTGGAGGACGACGGCCCCGGCATGGAGCCGGAGGTGCTCCGGCGGGTGTTTCACCCCTTCTTCACCACCAAGGAGGGCGGCTCGGGCCTGGGGGTTCCCACGGCCCAGAAGATCCTGGACGCCCACGGCGGAGGCCTGGACGTGACCTCCGAGCCGGGCCGGGGGACCCGGTTCGTGCTGCGGGTGCCGGTGGTCACCGAGGAGACGGAACGTGGCTGA
- a CDS encoding sigma-54-dependent transcriptional regulator gives MADILIVEDHAALRDALAIAAGARGHRVVTAERGDAAVRALESRSFDLVVTDLKLPGADGFAVLEAVRAHQPRTPVVVMTAHGSMEAAVRALRLGALDFIEKPFDIDEMEARIERALQQGDLAETVRGLREHLLEPYRPENIVGDSPGIRAALDLARKVAPAPTTVLITGETGTGKELVAGAIHAMGPRREGEFVAVNCAAVPDTLLESELFGYERGAFTGAARRRVGRFERAHGGTLFLDEIGDMSLATQAKILRAIEDGRIERLGGDAPLEVDVRIIAATHRDLSEMVRQGKFREDLFYRLNVVTIRLPPLRERGDDVILLARHFARQFCTEFKRPPVEFGDDAMETLRRHPWPGNVRELRNAVERAVLLSEGPVISASDLGLPEAAPPVPKDWEGEAFRFYFPPGGVRLDVAEKELLLAALRRARWVQKDAARLLGITKRAIHYKIEKYGITHPSWTKNRPPPDPEGDTGPADRV, from the coding sequence GTGGCTGACATTCTGATCGTGGAGGACCACGCGGCCCTGCGGGACGCCCTTGCCATCGCGGCCGGGGCCCGGGGCCACCGGGTGGTCACGGCCGAACGGGGGGACGCGGCGGTGCGGGCGCTGGAGAGCCGCTCGTTCGACCTGGTGGTGACCGACCTCAAGCTGCCCGGGGCCGACGGGTTCGCCGTGCTCGAGGCCGTGCGGGCCCACCAGCCGCGCACGCCCGTGGTCGTGATGACCGCCCACGGATCCATGGAGGCGGCGGTGCGGGCCCTCCGGCTGGGGGCCCTGGACTTCATCGAGAAGCCGTTCGACATCGACGAGATGGAGGCCCGGATCGAACGGGCCCTGCAGCAGGGGGACCTGGCCGAGACCGTGCGGGGCCTGCGCGAGCACCTGCTCGAGCCCTACCGGCCCGAGAACATCGTGGGCGACAGCCCGGGCATCCGGGCCGCCCTGGATCTGGCCCGGAAGGTGGCGCCGGCCCCCACCACCGTGCTGATCACGGGGGAGACGGGCACCGGCAAGGAGCTGGTGGCGGGCGCGATCCACGCCATGGGCCCGCGGCGCGAGGGGGAGTTCGTGGCGGTGAACTGCGCGGCCGTGCCCGACACCCTGCTGGAGAGCGAGCTGTTCGGGTACGAGCGCGGCGCGTTCACCGGGGCGGCGCGCCGGCGCGTGGGGCGGTTCGAGCGGGCCCACGGCGGCACCCTGTTTCTGGACGAGATCGGCGACATGAGCCTGGCCACCCAGGCCAAGATCCTGCGGGCCATCGAGGACGGCCGCATCGAGCGGCTGGGCGGCGACGCGCCCCTGGAGGTGGACGTCCGGATCATCGCGGCCACCCACCGGGACCTGTCGGAGATGGTGCGGCAGGGCAAGTTCCGGGAGGATCTGTTCTACCGGCTGAACGTGGTCACCATCCGGCTGCCGCCCCTGCGGGAGCGGGGGGACGACGTGATCCTGCTGGCCCGCCACTTCGCCCGGCAGTTCTGCACCGAGTTCAAGCGCCCGCCCGTGGAGTTCGGCGACGACGCCATGGAGACCCTGCGGCGCCACCCCTGGCCCGGCAACGTCCGGGAGCTCCGAAACGCGGTGGAGCGGGCCGTGCTCCTCAGCGAGGGGCCGGTGATCTCGGCGTCGGACCTGGGGTTGCCCGAGGCGGCGCCCCCGGTTCCCAAGGACTGGGAGGGGGAGGCGTTCCGGTTTTACTTCCCCCCGGGCGGGGTGCGCCTGGACGTGGCGGAGAAGGAGCTCCTGCTGGCCGCCCTGCGCCGGGCCCGGTGGGTGCAGAAGGACGCCGCCCGGCTGCTGGGCATCACCAAGAGGGCCATCCACTACAAGATCGAGAAGTACGGGATCACTCACCCCTCCTGGACCAAGAACCGGCCCCCCCCGGACCCGGAGGGTGACACCGGCCCGGCGGATCGGGTATAG
- a CDS encoding helix-turn-helix domain-containing protein produces MAKRIDPELEDLGIGQKIRELRQRRRYTLQDLSAKTGLSKPLLSQVENGHVMPPVATLLKIARALDVNISYFFQEEEKEEKIAVTRAPERRRFTRRSHQDASEVGYLYESLELHKSRKHMEPLLVTFPPLEKKDMVFYSHEGEEFVHVIEGEIEFRTPDEVRTLKPGDSLYFESDVSHAFRALGNKEARALVVVYTGERG; encoded by the coding sequence ATGGCCAAACGCATCGATCCCGAACTCGAAGACCTGGGCATCGGCCAGAAGATCCGGGAGCTCCGCCAGCGCCGGCGGTACACCCTCCAGGACCTCTCGGCCAAGACCGGCCTGTCGAAGCCCCTCCTCTCCCAGGTGGAGAACGGCCACGTCATGCCCCCGGTGGCCACGCTGCTCAAGATCGCACGGGCCCTGGACGTGAACATCTCCTACTTCTTCCAGGAGGAGGAGAAGGAAGAGAAGATCGCGGTGACCCGGGCGCCGGAGCGCCGCCGGTTCACCCGCCGGTCCCACCAGGACGCGAGCGAGGTGGGGTACCTGTACGAGTCCCTCGAGCTCCACAAGTCCCGCAAGCATATGGAGCCCTTGCTGGTGACCTTCCCGCCCCTGGAGAAGAAGGACATGGTGTTCTACTCCCACGAGGGGGAGGAGTTCGTCCACGTGATCGAGGGCGAGATCGAGTTCCGCACCCCGGACGAGGTGCGCACCCTGAAGCCCGGCGACAGCCTGTACTTCGAGTCCGACGTGTCCCACGCCTTCCGGGCCCTGGGCAACAAGGAGGCCCGGGCCCTGGTGGTGGTGTACACCGGCGAACGGGGGTGA
- a CDS encoding transketolase C-terminal domain-containing protein — protein sequence MRRVLEGSHAVSHAVELARVKVISAYPITPQTHIVERLAELVADGVLDARFIRVESEHSAMAAVIGAASAGARSFTASSSHGLALMHEMLHWAAGARLPVVMAEVNRAMGPGWNIWADQTDSLSQRDTGWMQLYCEDVQEVLDTILMAYKLAERVSLPAMVVMDAFFLSHTYEPVEVPEQDEVDAFLPAWEPTEILDPADPHAFNQLASPEYYMEFRYKIQQAMEEALRAHDEIDAEFGRRFGRSYGAVRRIPCREGELAPLALVTTGSVTGTARVAQAALREKGTDVDVVKLKLFRPFPHEEVREVLGPYERVAVLDRNISFGAGGIFASEIRAALAGLDRRPRVYPFVAGLGGRDITPQTIESVVTRALGDEPPSDILWEGLKL from the coding sequence ATGAGGCGGGTGCTGGAGGGCAGCCACGCCGTCAGCCACGCGGTGGAACTGGCCCGGGTGAAGGTGATCAGCGCCTACCCCATCACCCCCCAGACCCACATCGTGGAGCGGCTGGCCGAGCTGGTGGCCGACGGGGTGCTGGACGCCCGGTTCATCCGGGTGGAGAGCGAGCACTCGGCCATGGCCGCCGTGATCGGAGCGGCCTCGGCCGGCGCCCGGTCGTTCACGGCCAGCTCCAGCCACGGTCTGGCCCTGATGCACGAGATGCTCCACTGGGCCGCCGGCGCCCGGCTGCCCGTCGTGATGGCCGAGGTGAACCGGGCCATGGGACCGGGCTGGAACATCTGGGCCGACCAGACCGACAGCCTGTCCCAGCGGGACACGGGGTGGATGCAGCTGTACTGCGAGGACGTGCAGGAGGTGCTTGACACGATCCTCATGGCGTACAAGCTGGCCGAGCGGGTGAGCCTGCCGGCCATGGTGGTGATGGACGCGTTCTTCCTCTCCCACACCTACGAGCCGGTGGAGGTGCCCGAGCAGGACGAGGTGGACGCGTTCCTGCCGGCCTGGGAACCCACCGAGATCCTCGACCCGGCCGACCCCCACGCCTTCAACCAGCTGGCGAGCCCCGAGTACTACATGGAGTTCCGGTACAAGATCCAGCAGGCCATGGAGGAGGCCCTCCGGGCCCACGACGAGATCGACGCCGAGTTCGGCCGACGGTTCGGCCGCTCCTACGGCGCGGTGCGCCGGATCCCCTGCCGGGAGGGGGAGCTGGCCCCCCTGGCCCTGGTGACCACCGGGTCGGTCACCGGCACGGCCCGGGTGGCCCAGGCCGCGCTGCGGGAGAAGGGCACCGACGTGGACGTGGTGAAGCTCAAGCTGTTCCGGCCGTTCCCCCACGAGGAGGTCCGCGAGGTGCTGGGCCCGTACGAGCGGGTGGCCGTGCTGGATCGAAACATCTCGTTCGGGGCCGGGGGCATCTTCGCCAGCGAGATCCGGGCGGCGCTGGCCGGCCTGGACCGGAGGCCCCGGGTGTACCCGTTCGTGGCGGGGCTCGGGGGCCGGGACATCACGCCCCAGACCATCGAGTCGGTCGTGACCCGGGCCCTGGGGGACGAGCCACCCTCCGACATCCTGTGGGAAGGGCTCAAGCTCTAG
- a CDS encoding fumarylacetoacetate hydrolase family protein, whose protein sequence is MRIVRYEDMRGNVRYGREDPPGVVEEMEGDPFNGLSPTFRTADVLRFLAPVEPVNIFCVGLNYRAHAQEAGLPIPEDPVLFMKPTTAVVGPDQPIRIPACCERGPEVDYEGELAVVIGRKARDVPEDRALDFVLGYTVANDVSARRWQKHNGGQWIRGKSFDTFCPLGPALVTRDEIPDPQTLRIRTALNGELVQDGGTDDMIFPVARLVSFLSRDTTLLPGTVILTGTPPGVGFARTPPVFLKPGDLVSVEIEGIGRLTNRVTGPDGA, encoded by the coding sequence ATGCGCATCGTCCGGTACGAAGACATGCGGGGGAACGTCCGGTACGGCCGGGAGGATCCGCCCGGCGTGGTGGAGGAGATGGAAGGCGACCCCTTCAACGGGCTCTCCCCCACGTTTCGTACCGCCGACGTGCTGCGGTTCCTGGCTCCGGTGGAGCCGGTGAACATCTTCTGCGTGGGCCTCAACTACCGGGCCCACGCCCAGGAGGCCGGCCTGCCCATCCCCGAGGACCCGGTGCTGTTCATGAAACCCACCACGGCCGTGGTGGGGCCGGACCAGCCGATTCGGATCCCGGCCTGCTGCGAGCGCGGGCCCGAGGTGGACTACGAAGGGGAGCTCGCGGTGGTGATCGGCCGCAAGGCCCGGGACGTGCCCGAGGACCGGGCCCTGGACTTCGTGCTGGGCTACACCGTGGCCAACGACGTGTCGGCCCGGCGGTGGCAGAAGCACAACGGCGGCCAGTGGATCCGGGGAAAGTCCTTCGACACCTTCTGCCCCCTGGGGCCGGCCCTGGTCACCCGGGACGAGATCCCCGACCCGCAGACCCTGCGGATCCGCACGGCCCTGAACGGAGAGCTGGTGCAGGACGGGGGCACCGACGACATGATCTTTCCCGTGGCCCGGCTGGTGAGCTTCCTGAGCCGAGACACCACCCTGCTGCCCGGCACGGTGATCCTCACCGGCACCCCCCCCGGCGTCGGCTTCGCCCGGACACCGCCGGTGTTCCTGAAGCCCGGGGACCTGGTGTCGGTGGAGATCGAAGGCATCGGCCGGCTGACCAACCGGGTCACCGGCCCCGACGGGGCCTAA
- a CDS encoding FAD-dependent oxidoreductase, which produces MSPVTFRSARDLPPMSRSADTMLWNRTGSWRFLRPRYQDKVAPCAEGCPAAEDIARVQILLGQGDFEAAWLRIREENPLPGVCGRVCHHPCEAACNRGEYDDPVSVNSLERFLADHAWKLGLTPPSPEPGVGGGRVAVVGAGPAGLAAAYFLRRLGHEVDLFDARAEPGGLLRYGIPEYRLPLDALAWEVGLILNDGVRFHGNRRLGADLTWDELSGYDAVFLAVGTWRPAPLGAEGEEHARDGLALLEAIRRGETPEVSGKVAVIGGGNTAMDVARSLLRLGAEPVVYYRRRLQDMPALPEEIHEAREEGIPFQTLLAPKRIEPLPQGGFRLVLTTMEILEEDEGGRPRVVPSGHPDVEVDVDAVVTAIGAGPSEGVPAEVAGGGGLVSEGLHLKRIAPEGEWADRPPVFVGGDLVNDRKAVVTAVASGKEAALVIDARLRGRDPASIWPSIRVGRQGGVSMNRYRGGDRAAQQDHVVRYDELNTIYFRFQERRERPRITLEERRTGFDEVKMRISASLALKESERCFHCGQCDQCDNCYLFCPDVSVLRDLRAGTREINYDYCKGCGVCVVECPRNAMVLEEEPR; this is translated from the coding sequence ATGAGCCCAGTGACGTTCCGCTCGGCCCGGGACCTGCCCCCCATGTCCCGCTCGGCCGACACCATGCTGTGGAACCGGACCGGGTCCTGGAGGTTCCTCCGGCCCCGGTATCAGGACAAGGTGGCTCCCTGCGCCGAGGGGTGCCCGGCCGCCGAGGACATCGCCCGGGTCCAGATCCTGCTGGGTCAGGGGGACTTCGAGGCGGCCTGGCTGCGCATCCGCGAGGAGAACCCCCTGCCGGGGGTGTGCGGCCGGGTGTGCCATCACCCCTGCGAGGCGGCCTGCAACCGGGGCGAGTACGACGACCCCGTTTCGGTCAACTCCCTGGAGCGGTTCCTGGCCGACCACGCCTGGAAGCTGGGTCTCACCCCCCCATCCCCCGAGCCGGGGGTCGGCGGCGGCCGGGTGGCCGTGGTGGGGGCCGGGCCCGCCGGGCTGGCCGCGGCTTACTTCCTGCGCCGCCTGGGCCACGAGGTGGACCTGTTCGATGCCCGTGCGGAGCCGGGCGGGCTGCTGCGGTACGGCATCCCCGAGTACCGCTTGCCCCTGGACGCCTTGGCCTGGGAGGTGGGGCTCATCCTGAACGACGGGGTGCGGTTCCACGGAAACCGCCGCCTGGGCGCGGACCTCACCTGGGACGAGCTCTCGGGCTACGACGCCGTGTTCCTGGCCGTGGGCACCTGGAGGCCGGCGCCCCTGGGGGCCGAGGGCGAGGAGCACGCCCGGGACGGCCTGGCCCTTTTGGAAGCGATCCGGCGGGGCGAGACCCCCGAGGTCTCCGGCAAGGTGGCCGTGATCGGCGGCGGCAACACGGCCATGGACGTGGCCCGCTCGCTCCTGCGGCTCGGCGCCGAGCCGGTGGTGTACTACCGCCGCCGGCTCCAGGACATGCCGGCCCTGCCCGAGGAGATCCACGAGGCCCGGGAGGAGGGCATTCCGTTCCAGACCCTGCTCGCCCCCAAGCGCATCGAGCCCCTGCCCCAAGGCGGGTTCCGGCTCGTGCTCACCACCATGGAGATCCTCGAGGAGGACGAAGGGGGTCGGCCGCGGGTGGTGCCCTCGGGCCATCCCGACGTGGAGGTGGATGTGGACGCCGTGGTCACGGCCATCGGCGCCGGACCGTCCGAGGGGGTGCCGGCCGAGGTGGCCGGCGGAGGGGGTCTGGTCTCGGAGGGGCTCCACCTGAAGCGGATCGCGCCCGAGGGCGAGTGGGCCGACCGGCCGCCGGTGTTCGTGGGCGGCGACCTGGTGAACGACCGCAAGGCCGTGGTCACGGCCGTAGCCTCGGGCAAGGAGGCGGCGCTCGTGATCGATGCGCGGCTCCGGGGTCGGGATCCGGCCTCGATCTGGCCCTCGATCCGGGTGGGCCGCCAGGGCGGGGTCTCGATGAACCGGTACCGTGGCGGCGACCGCGCGGCCCAGCAGGACCACGTGGTGCGCTACGACGAGCTCAACACCATCTACTTCCGGTTCCAGGAGCGACGGGAGCGGCCCCGCATCACCCTGGAGGAGCGCCGAACCGGGTTCGACGAGGTGAAGATGCGCATCTCGGCCTCGCTGGCCCTCAAGGAGTCGGAGCGCTGCTTCCACTGCGGCCAGTGCGACCAGTGCGACAACTGCTACCTGTTCTGCCCCGACGTGTCGGTGCTGCGGGACCTGCGCGCCGGCACCCGGGAGATCAACTACGACTACTGCAAGGGCTGCGGCGTGTGCGTGGTGGAGTGCCCCCGCAACGCCATGGTCCTGGAGGAGGAGCCCCGATGA
- a CDS encoding 2-oxoacid:acceptor oxidoreductase family protein, translated as MVEIRFHGRGGQGAVVASNILAAACFLEGRYVQAFPAFGVERRGAPVEAYIRIDHQKIHLRTNVYTPDHVVVLDPTLIEVVDVTRGLKPGATLLLNTDKSPDAFPRFASFRVATVDASRIALRHRLGSRTHPIVNTAILGAFARATGLVSVDAVCEAIREEVPSHHEANIAAAREAYDSVVLPEAPAEAAP; from the coding sequence GTGGTTGAGATCCGGTTCCACGGACGGGGGGGACAGGGCGCGGTGGTGGCGAGCAACATCCTGGCCGCCGCGTGTTTCCTCGAGGGAAGGTACGTGCAGGCGTTCCCCGCCTTCGGCGTGGAGCGGCGGGGGGCTCCCGTGGAGGCGTACATCCGGATCGACCACCAGAAGATCCACCTGCGAACCAACGTGTACACCCCCGACCACGTGGTGGTGCTCGACCCCACCCTGATCGAGGTGGTGGACGTGACCCGGGGGCTCAAACCCGGGGCCACCCTTCTGCTGAACACCGACAAGTCCCCCGACGCCTTCCCCCGGTTCGCCTCGTTCCGGGTGGCCACGGTGGATGCGAGCCGCATCGCCCTGCGTCATCGGCTCGGGTCCCGCACCCACCCCATCGTGAACACCGCCATCCTGGGGGCCTTCGCCCGGGCCACCGGGCTGGTGTCGGTGGACGCCGTGTGCGAGGCCATCCGGGAGGAGGTGCCGTCCCACCACGAGGCCAACATCGCCGCCGCCCGGGAGGCCTACGACTCGGTCGTGCTCCCGGAGGCGCCAGCGGAGGCTGCCCCATGA
- a CDS encoding glyceraldehyde-3-phosphate dehydrogenase, whose translation MGGSKSERYFDLWNESEALATKMLPVLSDLRVDRGVLVHVFGRSIAKVSSVEILKVHRHARLILGRELTVQDTFPVLQALARLDLGPCRIDLGKLTVRHQKEGGDLDAFVARELEAVTTGVRPVLEPPQDVVLYGFGRIGRLLARILVDKTGKGDKLRVRAAVVRRPKEPDLYKRASLFRLDSVHGAFQGTTMVDEEENAIVANGNLIRILYADDPASMDYTQYGIRDAIVVDNTGRWRDRKGLGKHLEAKGVKSVLLTAPGKGDIPNIVYGVNHDSLDPDERIVSAASCTTNAIVPVLKVINDRYGIESGHVETCHAYTNDQNLIDNFHSKPRRGRAAALNMVITSTGAAVAAAKALPELKGKLTGNAVRVPTPDVSLAILNLRLQKATTRDEVNDYLRQIALDSPLQNQIDFTTSPDIVSSDLIGSRHAGVVDGEATIVNGTDGRNVVLYVWYDNEFGYACQVMRLLQQMAGLDLPELPKSV comes from the coding sequence ATGGGTGGGAGCAAAAGCGAACGGTATTTCGATCTGTGGAACGAGTCGGAGGCCCTGGCCACGAAGATGCTTCCGGTCCTGAGCGACCTGCGGGTGGACCGGGGGGTGCTGGTGCACGTGTTCGGTCGGTCCATCGCCAAGGTGAGCTCGGTGGAGATCCTCAAGGTCCATCGCCACGCCCGGTTGATCCTGGGCCGGGAGCTCACGGTCCAAGACACGTTCCCCGTGCTCCAGGCCCTGGCCAGGCTGGACCTGGGGCCCTGCCGAATCGACCTGGGCAAGCTTACCGTGCGCCACCAGAAGGAGGGGGGCGATCTGGACGCGTTTGTGGCCCGGGAGCTCGAGGCCGTGACCACGGGGGTGCGGCCGGTGTTGGAGCCTCCCCAGGACGTGGTCCTGTATGGGTTCGGCCGGATCGGCCGGCTGCTGGCCCGGATCCTGGTGGACAAGACCGGCAAGGGCGACAAGCTGCGGGTGCGGGCCGCGGTGGTGCGCCGGCCCAAGGAGCCCGACCTGTACAAGCGGGCATCCCTGTTCCGCCTGGACTCGGTCCACGGCGCGTTCCAGGGCACCACGATGGTGGACGAGGAAGAGAACGCCATCGTGGCCAACGGCAACCTGATCCGCATCCTCTACGCGGACGACCCCGCATCGATGGACTACACCCAGTACGGCATCCGGGACGCCATCGTGGTGGACAACACCGGCAGGTGGCGTGACCGCAAGGGGCTGGGCAAGCACCTGGAGGCCAAGGGGGTGAAGAGCGTGCTCCTCACGGCCCCGGGCAAGGGCGACATCCCCAACATCGTGTACGGAGTGAACCACGACTCCCTTGATCCCGACGAGCGGATCGTGTCGGCGGCCTCGTGCACCACCAACGCCATCGTGCCGGTGCTCAAGGTGATCAACGACCGCTACGGCATCGAGTCGGGCCACGTGGAGACCTGTCACGCCTACACCAACGACCAGAACCTGATCGACAACTTCCACAGCAAGCCCCGGCGGGGCCGGGCCGCGGCCCTGAATATGGTGATCACCTCCACGGGCGCGGCCGTGGCCGCGGCCAAGGCCCTACCCGAGCTGAAGGGCAAGCTCACCGGCAACGCCGTGCGGGTGCCCACCCCGGACGTGTCGCTGGCCATCCTGAACCTGCGGCTCCAGAAGGCCACCACCCGGGACGAGGTCAACGACTACCTGCGCCAGATCGCCCTGGACAGCCCCCTGCAGAACCAGATCGACTTCACCACCAGCCCGGACATCGTGAGCTCCGACCTGATCGGGTCGCGTCACGCGGGCGTGGTGGACGGCGAGGCCACCATCGTCAACGGCACGGACGGCCGGAACGTGGTGCTCTACGTGTGGTACGACAACGAGTTCGGCTACGCCTGCCAGGTGATGCGGCTCCTGCAGCAGATGGCCGGCCTGGACCTGCCCGAGCTGCCGAAGTCGGTGTGA